The following are from one region of the Ochotona princeps isolate mOchPri1 chromosome 15, mOchPri1.hap1, whole genome shotgun sequence genome:
- the NCF4 gene encoding neutrophil cytosol factor 4 isoform X1 translates to MVPAARPGNRWGVRRDAGCPLPTPGGPGTHQGRDWDLSGASCSDFEQLPDDVAVSANIADIEGKRGFTSHFVFVIEVKTKGGCKYLIYRRYRQFHALQSKLEERFGPDSRNSSLTCSLPMLPAKVYVGVKQEIAEARIPALNAYMKNLLSLPVWVLMDPDIRIFFYQSAYDSEQVPQALRRLRPRTRKVKNVSPQSASFNRTEAPRAEALFDFTGNSKLELTFKTGDVIFLLSRINKDWLEGTVRGVTGIFPFSFVKIIKDFPEEDDPTNWLRCYYYEDTVSTIIKDIAVEEDLNSTPLFKDLLELMRREFQREDIALNYRDAEGDLVRLLSDEDVGLMVRRARALPSQKRLFPWKLHITQKDNYGVYNTMP, encoded by the exons ATGgtgccagcagccaggcctggcaaCAGATGGGGTGTGAGGAGGGACGCTGGGTGCCCACTGCCCACACCTGGTGGCCCTGGCACACACCAAGGCCGTGACTGGGACTTGTCCGGGGCCTCCTGCAGTGACTTCGAGCAACTTCCAGATGATGTCGCTGTCTCTGCCAACATCGCTGACATCGAGGGGAAGAGAGGCTTCACCAGCCACTTT GTTTTCGTCATTGAGGTGAAGACCAAAGGGGGCTGCAAGTACCTCATCTACCGCCGCTACCGCCAGTTCCACGCCCTGCAGAGCAAGCTGGAGGAGCGCTTCGGCCCCGACAGCAGGAACAGCTCTCTCACCTGCAGCCTGCCCATGCTCCCAG CCAAAGTCTACGTGGGTGTGAAGCAGGAGATTGCCGAGGCACGCATCCCCGCTCTCAACGCTTACATGAAG AACCTCCTCAGCCTGCCCGTGTGGGTGCTGATGGACCCCGACATCCGGATCTTCTTTTATCAATCAGCCTATGACTCAGAGCAGGTGCCTCAGGCGCTCCGCCGGCTCCGCCCACGCACCCGGAAAGT CAAGAATGTGTCTCCACAAAGTGCCAGCTTCAACCGCACAGAAGCCCCCCGAGCAGAG gctctgtTTGACTTCACTGGGAACAGCAAACTGGAGTTGACATTCAAAACCGGAGATGTGATCTTCCTCCTCAGTCGGATCAACAAAGACTGGCTGGAG GGCACCGTCCGGGGAGTCACGGGCATCTTCCCCTTCTCCTTTGTGAAGATCATCAAGGACTTCCCTGAGGAGGACGACCCTACCAACTGGCTTCGCTGCTACTACTACGAAGACACAGTCAGCACCATCATCAA GGACATTGCAGTGGAAGAAGACCTCAACAGCACCCCGCTGTTCAAGGACCTGCTGGAGCTTATGAG GCGGGAGTTCCAGAGGGAGGACATCGCTCTGAACTACCGGGATGCTGAGGGGGACCTGGTGCGGCTGCTGTCGGACGAGGACGTGGGGCTCATGGTGAGGCGGGCCAGAGCTCTCCCTTCCCAGAAGCGCCTCTTTCCCTGGAAGCTTCACATTACTCAGAAGGACAACTATGGAGTCTACAACACCATGCCCTGA
- the NCF4 gene encoding neutrophil cytosol factor 4 isoform X2, translated as MAMAKAQQLRAESDFEQLPDDVAVSANIADIEGKRGFTSHFVFVIEVKTKGGCKYLIYRRYRQFHALQSKLEERFGPDSRNSSLTCSLPMLPAKVYVGVKQEIAEARIPALNAYMKNLLSLPVWVLMDPDIRIFFYQSAYDSEQVPQALRRLRPRTRKVKNVSPQSASFNRTEAPRAEALFDFTGNSKLELTFKTGDVIFLLSRINKDWLEGTVRGVTGIFPFSFVKIIKDFPEEDDPTNWLRCYYYEDTVSTIIKDIAVEEDLNSTPLFKDLLELMRREFQREDIALNYRDAEGDLVRLLSDEDVGLMVRRARALPSQKRLFPWKLHITQKDNYGVYNTMP; from the exons TGACTTCGAGCAACTTCCAGATGATGTCGCTGTCTCTGCCAACATCGCTGACATCGAGGGGAAGAGAGGCTTCACCAGCCACTTT GTTTTCGTCATTGAGGTGAAGACCAAAGGGGGCTGCAAGTACCTCATCTACCGCCGCTACCGCCAGTTCCACGCCCTGCAGAGCAAGCTGGAGGAGCGCTTCGGCCCCGACAGCAGGAACAGCTCTCTCACCTGCAGCCTGCCCATGCTCCCAG CCAAAGTCTACGTGGGTGTGAAGCAGGAGATTGCCGAGGCACGCATCCCCGCTCTCAACGCTTACATGAAG AACCTCCTCAGCCTGCCCGTGTGGGTGCTGATGGACCCCGACATCCGGATCTTCTTTTATCAATCAGCCTATGACTCAGAGCAGGTGCCTCAGGCGCTCCGCCGGCTCCGCCCACGCACCCGGAAAGT CAAGAATGTGTCTCCACAAAGTGCCAGCTTCAACCGCACAGAAGCCCCCCGAGCAGAG gctctgtTTGACTTCACTGGGAACAGCAAACTGGAGTTGACATTCAAAACCGGAGATGTGATCTTCCTCCTCAGTCGGATCAACAAAGACTGGCTGGAG GGCACCGTCCGGGGAGTCACGGGCATCTTCCCCTTCTCCTTTGTGAAGATCATCAAGGACTTCCCTGAGGAGGACGACCCTACCAACTGGCTTCGCTGCTACTACTACGAAGACACAGTCAGCACCATCATCAA GGACATTGCAGTGGAAGAAGACCTCAACAGCACCCCGCTGTTCAAGGACCTGCTGGAGCTTATGAG GCGGGAGTTCCAGAGGGAGGACATCGCTCTGAACTACCGGGATGCTGAGGGGGACCTGGTGCGGCTGCTGTCGGACGAGGACGTGGGGCTCATGGTGAGGCGGGCCAGAGCTCTCCCTTCCCAGAAGCGCCTCTTTCCCTGGAAGCTTCACATTACTCAGAAGGACAACTATGGAGTCTACAACACCATGCCCTGA